The nucleotide window tcgattttttttttcaaccaccaaaccaaaccacaaattggttttttttttcgatttgatttggttCGTCGGTTCGGTTTGACTTTACGGTTtggcttgtacacccctattCTTTAGTGTATGCTCTTCCTCTTTTGGGGACAGTTGGTAAATTGGCTTCTATGttgatttaataaattttactaTGTCCACttaaaattttagtaaaaattaggGCAGATCATATCTGTCGCTAGTTGAATTGATTATGAGATACTTGTGAGACATGAAGGAAAAAGTCGTGTGTTGAtcaaaattgaagttaaatgtatgtgtttttaattttacgtttttcatcaatattttattatataagttaTCCTATCAATGTTTACGTGATATGTTTGAGGATTTCTATATGACGATATTCTTCTTTGACCACTCGAGCTAAATAATATCAGAATAATCATTTTGAAGaacttaataatattttcttttaatttttatcttataaCTCAAACGTATAACTCaataatatgatttgatttttagttttttttttttttttttaatatatatatatatatatagtgacaAAGCCTGTAGTCTAAATTAGTAAGCAGTAAgtttcttcaaaaataaatgaatagatAAAAAAAGCTATTTACTACCCaaagatataattttaattcctaaaccttatttttcaatttcaaaattgtaaataaaaaagaatccTAGTCCATTTAGGTTTCAAAAGGTATTTACTGCATCCACAGTTAAGCAGATTTAGGCACAAAGAAAAACCTTCTCCATAGCAAAACCGTAGAACTATCCAAATCTTTTCTTTCTGATTAGGTTTCCCCTCCTTTCTCTACTACTTGTTCCATCCTTTACTATATATGTATACAAGAAGTCCTTTGTGGGATTCTTAGCAGATTCTTTCTATCCTCTGTCAATTTCTGAAATTAATTTGGTTTGAACGAGCAATTTGGGATTCCTGGAGTAGATTGCAAgtacaacaaaatttaaaggtATTCCTGCATTAGGGGGATTTCTTTTGGAGGTATACTCTAACTTGTCCCTGTTAATTTCTTTTTGTTACTTCTCAATGGATAAATCATGGATTGGAAAGCCACAGACCTCAAATGAATACTTGCTTGGTTTGgataaatttcttgattttgcaTTTAAAAATGCGGCTGTGGATGATACAATCAGATGCCCATGTCCCATGTGTTGTTTTGGCAAGTGGAAAACTAGAGACGAAGTGCAGGATCATTTGGTTTGCAAGCCATTCCctcaaaattatgttatttgGAATATTCATGGTGAGAAAAAGCTATTAGAGTCTTCTGGAGATAGAGTTGTTATGCAAGAGACGTTCCGTCCAGAAAATCCAATAGAAACAATGATTAGTGACGCATTTGGGCAGTATAGGCAGCAATCGGCTGATGTAGGAACATCTCAACCATTTGGTTCAACTGAAACATCAAATGAGGGGCATAGGGAGGATACTGGTGACTTTCGCGACTTTCTCAAAGATGCAAGTGAAACACTGTATGAAGGGAGCAAGTATACAAAGCTagagtttttaataaaattgtaTCATATAAAGGTCTATTGTCGATTAAGTGACAAGGCAATGACCATGATACTAGATTTATTGAGAGATGCATTTGAAGATGCAAAGTTACCTCCTTCTTTTTATGAGGCCAAAAAAACAATTAGCAAACTTGGCCTTGACTACACCAATATACCAGCATGTCCAAATAATTGTATGTTATTCTGGGAAGGTGATTCTGAATTGGAAGCATGTAAGCATTGTGGTACATCTAAATGGAATccaaacaagaaaaacaagCAAGCTGCAAAGGTTTTGCGTTACTTTCCATTGAAACCAAGGTTGAAAAGGTTATTTATGTGTCGCAAGACTGCTGAGCATATGAGATGGCATGCTTTGGACAGTAACTCAGATGGGTTGATGAGGCATCCAAGGGATGGTGAGGCATGGAAGACATTTGATCGAACTCACTCTGGATTTGCTTCTGATCCTCGAAACGTTCGGTTGGGCCTCGCTAGCGATGGTTTTAATCCTTTTGGAACAATGAGTACTACCTACAGTATTTGGCCAGTCTTCTTGATTCCGTACAATCTTCCTCCTTGGATGTGTATGAAGCACACCTCTTTCATCTTATCAATGATCATTCCAGGCAAGCAGATGCCTGGAAATAATATAGATGTGTACTTACAGCCTCTTGTGAAGGAATTGTGTGAGTTATGGAATGATGGTGTTGAAA belongs to Solanum stenotomum isolate F172 chromosome 1, ASM1918654v1, whole genome shotgun sequence and includes:
- the LOC125854529 gene encoding uncharacterized protein LOC125854529; the encoded protein is MDKSWIGKPQTSNEYLLGLDKFLDFAFKNAAVDDTIRCPCPMCCFGKWKTRDEVQDHLVCKPFPQNYVIWNIHGEKKLLESSGDRVVMQETFRPENPIETMISDAFGQYRQQSADVGTSQPFGSTETSNEGHREDTGDFRDFLKDASETLYEGSKYTKLEFLIKLYHIKVYCRLSDKAMTMILDLLRDAFEDAKLPPSFYEAKKTISKLGLDYTNIPACPNNCMLFWEGDSELEACKHCGTSKWNPNKKNKQAAKVLRYFPLKPRLKRLFMCRKTAEHMRWHALDSNSDGLMRHPRDGEAWKTFDRTHSGFASDPRNVRLGLASDGFNPFGTMSTTYSIWPVFLIPYNLPPWMCMKHTSFILSMIIPGKQMPGNNIDVYLQPLVKELCELWNDGVETYPLWLEYTYWFCLPNL